A stretch of DNA from Corallococcus silvisoli:
AGGACGCGCTGGCGAGGGTGGCGGCCGGGGAGGCCTTCGACGTGGTGCTCTGTGACCTGCAGATGCCGGGCATGGACGGCATCGCGGTGTACCGGCGGCTGGTGGAGGACGCGCCCGCGCTGGTGGCCCGGCTGGTGTTCATCTCCGGCGGTGCGTCGTCGCCGGAGGCGCGGGCGTTCGTGGAGACCCTGGCCCACCGGGTGCTGGAGAAGCCGGTGCGCCCGGACGTGCTGCTGGCCACGGTGGAGGCCATGCTGGCGGGCGGCCTCCCCGGGGAGGCCGCGCGCGGCGCGGTGGGCGGCACGCGCCGCGGCTAGGCGGGCGTCAGACGCGCAGCCACTTGCGGGCGGTGGGGCCGAAGAAGCGCACCACGCTGCCCACCAGGAAGAAGCGCACCGACCGGCCAATGACGGACGCGAGCAGGAAGCGCTCCAGCGGCACGGACACCAGACCGCTGCCGATGGCGACGATCTTGAACGGCGTGGGCAGGATGGAGCACAGGAGCGCCAGCACCCAGAAGTTGCGCCCCAGCAGCTCGCCCACCGTGCCGGACACGCCGAAGCGGTCCACGCGCACGTTCAGGTCGATGTGCAGCAGCTGCGTGATGCCCTCGCCCACGCCCGCCCCCAGCCCGTAGCCGATGAGGCCGCCCACGAGGCTCGCCAGGGTGCCCATCAGGCAGTAGCGCACCCACTTCTTCGGCTGGGCGAGCACCATGGGGACCAGGACGGCGAAGGGCGGGATGGGGAAGACGGACCCGTCCACCACCGACACGGCCATCATCGTGGCGAGCGCGTGCGGCGTGGAGGCGGCGGCCTCCACGCGCAGGTACAGCCGGCGGTACCAGGACGACTTCGGGGCTTCGGCGGCGGCCGGGGTGGCTGGAGAGGACGGGGCAGGAGGCTCGGTAGGGGACATGCGGTGGCGCACCCTAGCGGAACCCGGCGCCCTTGCCAGTGGGACACCGGGCCTGGATGCCTGCCTGATTGGAATGCGCCCTGGACCCTGGGGGCTTACAAACGTGGAAGGGTGACCATGACCGCTCTTGAAACCGTGGAACGCGCCGCCAGCGCGCTGAAGGTGTTCCCCCTGCCGTCGGCGGTCCTGTTTCCCCACACCGTCATTCCCCTGCACATCTTCGAGCCGCGCTACCGGGCGCTGGTGAAGGACGCGCTCGCCACGGACCGGGTGCTGGCGCTGGGCCAGCTGGAGCCCGGGTGGGAGGGGAGCTACGAGGGCCGTCCGCCCCTGCAGCCCCTGCTCTGCGCGGGCGTCATCATCTGGGACGAGCAGGTGGAGGACGGGCGCTACAACATCCTCCTCCAGGGCGTCAGCCGGGTGCGGATGGTGGAGGAGCTGTCGCCGGACACGCTCTACCGCCAGGTGCGGGCGCAGGTGCTGCCGGACCTGCCCTACACCGGGCCGGAGGAGGAGCAGCTGCGCCAGGCCGTCTTCGAGCTGGCCGGCCGGGTGCCGCCCTCGTTCGCGGAGGGCCTGCTGCCGGTGGCCGCCCGCGCCGGCGGGGGCATGCTGGCGGACGTGGTGGCGTCCGCGGTGGTGCCGGAGCCCGGGCGGCGGCAGGAGCTGTTGGGGGAGCTGGACGTCCGGCGCCGGCTGGAGCAGGTGCTGGGGGACCTGAGCGACCTGCTGGGCCAGCTGCAGCCCGTGCGCCCCAGCGGCCCCCTGAACTAGGGCGGGGAGGGACGCGGAACGGCCGGAGGCGCCGGGCCGCAGCAAGCGCTTGCCCTGGCCGCCCCTCCCGCGCATTGCTCGGGCCACGGGGCGCTCCTTCAAGCCCTCCAGGGAGAGCGACGCACCATGCGGCTCGTGAAGATTGGCATCGCCAGCGTCAACACCACCGTGGGCGCCTTCCAGGCGAACACCGACCGGGTGCTGGACATGGCGCGGAGGATGGCGGCCGAGGACGTCACGCTGGGCGTCTTCCCCGAACAGGTCATCGCCGGCTACCCCGCGGAGGACCTGGTCCAGTGGCAGGGCTTCATGGACCACCAGTGGCCGGAGCTGGAGCGCTTCGCGAAGGAGACCGCGGCGCTGCCCCTGGTCAGCATCGTGGGCGTGGGCGTGGCCCACCAGGGCGTGCGCCTCAACTGCGCCGCGGTGGTGGCGGGGGGCCGGGTGCTGGGGCTGGTCCCCAAGGAGAAGCTGCCCACCTACAACGTCTTCTACGAGGGCCGGACGTTCGGCCACGGCCAGCCGGGCATGGCGGAGACGCACCGGGGCGTGCCGCTGGGGGACTTCCTCTTCCAGTTCGACTTCGGCGTGGTGGCGCCGGAGGTGTGCGAGGACATCTGGAGCGCGGACGGCCCCATGCGCCGGCGCGTGTACTCCGGCGGCGAGCTGGTGGTGAACCTGTCCGCGTCCCCCTTCCGCCTGGGCTTCTGGGAGACGCGCCGCGAGCTCATCGCCACGCGCGCGTCGGACCACCAGGTGACCATCGCCTACGCGAACGCGGTGGGCAGCAACGACGGGCTCATCTTCGACGGCGGCGGCTTCATCAACCAGAACGGCCGCCACGTGCTGGAGACGCCGCGCTTCCAGCAGGGCTACACCTGCGCCGTGGTGGACCTGGACCGCACGCTGCGCCTGCGCGCGGAGAACACCACCTGGCGCGTGGACCGCGAGTCCTGGGTGGCTGGCGGCGGCCCCAAGGTGCCCACCGTGGACTGCACGCAGGCGGTGACGACCCAGCGCCAGAAGCTGTCCTACCCGGTGCCCGCGCACCGCAGCTTCTTCCTGCCCGCGCCGGATACCCGCCGCACCCCGCGCGAGGCGCTGTGCGAGGACATCCTGGACGCGCTGGCCCTGGGCGTGGGCGACTACTTCGAGAAGACGCGCGCCTTCAAGCTGTTCGGCATCGCGCTGTCGGGGGGGCGGGACTCGCTGCTCACGCTGCTCATCGCGCACCGGTACGCGAAGCGCGCGCGGCCGGAGGACCCGGGCTCGCTCATCCAGGCCTTCTACATGCCCAGCCCCTACTCCAGCCAGCAGACGCGCGACGCGGCGGAGACCATCGCGCGCGAGCTGGGCGTCGGCTTCCAGGTGGTGTCCATCGAGGAGGCCTTCGAACGGGAGAAGGCCGCCGCCCAGACGATGCTGGGCGCGACGAAGCTCACCCCCATCACCGAGCAGAACATCCAGGCCCGCATCCGCGCCCAGCGCATGTGGAACTGGAGCAACTCCTGCGGGGGCCTGTTCCTCCAGACGGGCAACATGAGCGAGAAGTCGGTGGGCTACACCACCATCGGCGGGGACCTGATGGGCGCGCTCGCGGTCATCGCCAACGTGCCCAAGACGGTGGTGATGTACCTGCTGGACTACCTCCAGGAGACCACCGGCTTGGAAGGCATCCGCAAGGTGCTGGCCAAGCCCGCGGGGCCGGAGCTGGCGCACGACCAGGTGGGCGAGGAGGAGCTGATGCCCTTCCCCATCCTGGACGCGTGCTTCTACC
This window harbors:
- the nadE gene encoding NAD(+) synthase, which codes for MRLVKIGIASVNTTVGAFQANTDRVLDMARRMAAEDVTLGVFPEQVIAGYPAEDLVQWQGFMDHQWPELERFAKETAALPLVSIVGVGVAHQGVRLNCAAVVAGGRVLGLVPKEKLPTYNVFYEGRTFGHGQPGMAETHRGVPLGDFLFQFDFGVVAPEVCEDIWSADGPMRRRVYSGGELVVNLSASPFRLGFWETRRELIATRASDHQVTIAYANAVGSNDGLIFDGGGFINQNGRHVLETPRFQQGYTCAVVDLDRTLRLRAENTTWRVDRESWVAGGGPKVPTVDCTQAVTTQRQKLSYPVPAHRSFFLPAPDTRRTPREALCEDILDALALGVGDYFEKTRAFKLFGIALSGGRDSLLTLLIAHRYAKRARPEDPGSLIQAFYMPSPYSSQQTRDAAETIARELGVGFQVVSIEEAFEREKAAAQTMLGATKLTPITEQNIQARIRAQRMWNWSNSCGGLFLQTGNMSEKSVGYTTIGGDLMGALAVIANVPKTVVMYLLDYLQETTGLEGIRKVLAKPAGPELAHDQVGEEELMPFPILDACFYLHAGEKLTPSEMRTALTAMFPEVEAERLGGYVDRFVRLFQQSIYKWVQSPLSLHIGNLDLDRERALQLPVVTGSAWLRDA
- a CDS encoding LON peptidase substrate-binding domain-containing protein → MTALETVERAASALKVFPLPSAVLFPHTVIPLHIFEPRYRALVKDALATDRVLALGQLEPGWEGSYEGRPPLQPLLCAGVIIWDEQVEDGRYNILLQGVSRVRMVEELSPDTLYRQVRAQVLPDLPYTGPEEEQLRQAVFELAGRVPPSFAEGLLPVAARAGGGMLADVVASAVVPEPGRRQELLGELDVRRRLEQVLGDLSDLLGQLQPVRPSGPLN
- a CDS encoding YqaA family protein yields the protein MSPTEPPAPSSPATPAAAEAPKSSWYRRLYLRVEAAASTPHALATMMAVSVVDGSVFPIPPFAVLVPMVLAQPKKWVRYCLMGTLASLVGGLIGYGLGAGVGEGITQLLHIDLNVRVDRFGVSGTVGELLGRNFWVLALLCSILPTPFKIVAIGSGLVSVPLERFLLASVIGRSVRFFLVGSVVRFFGPTARKWLRV